Proteins found in one Chengkuizengella sediminis genomic segment:
- a CDS encoding TVP38/TMEM64 family protein: MQNRSIKKILLFGLFISVGITILFVFDLRRFTPENIRDFILSFGVWAPLLYIFLYTVRPLVFFPAIVLTLSGGYTFGPWWGTLYDLIGATLGACLAFIIARALGRETVERWLGDKMKKMDNISEEKGFRTILFIRLVPLVPFDVINYGAGLSKVKLKDYALATLIGIIPGAFAYNYLGASFHNFSSQFYFAITLVLILMLIPTVYKWTKKRKRNLTNI; the protein is encoded by the coding sequence ATGCAGAATCGTAGTATCAAAAAAATATTATTATTTGGTCTATTTATCTCTGTTGGAATTACCATTTTATTTGTCTTTGATCTTCGTCGATTTACTCCAGAAAATATAAGGGATTTTATTTTATCTTTTGGAGTATGGGCGCCTTTATTATATATATTTCTTTATACAGTTCGACCTTTAGTTTTTTTCCCAGCCATCGTTTTAACTTTATCTGGGGGATATACTTTCGGTCCGTGGTGGGGTACGTTATACGACTTAATTGGGGCCACGCTTGGAGCCTGCTTGGCTTTTATCATTGCACGAGCTTTGGGAAGAGAAACCGTAGAACGTTGGCTAGGTGATAAAATGAAAAAGATGGATAATATTTCAGAGGAAAAAGGATTTCGAACTATTTTGTTTATTCGACTAGTTCCTTTGGTTCCTTTTGATGTAATAAATTATGGAGCAGGTCTATCCAAGGTGAAATTAAAAGACTATGCACTGGCTACTTTAATTGGAATTATACCTGGAGCATTTGCTTATAATTATTTGGGTGCTTCCTTTCATAATTTTTCATCACAATTTTATTTTGCAATCACATTAGTGCTAATTTTAATGCTGATTCCAACCGTATATAAATGGACAAAAAAAAGAAAAAGAAATTTAACGAATATTTAA
- a CDS encoding dihydrolipoyl dehydrogenase family protein: MKQYDLIVIGGGAGGLTAAAGGANFGAKVALINKGSLGGDCLWTGCVPTKSLIQSAKIIQTAKKASIFDLEVNGLPNFKVAKDRLNQSISTIQKHDDDQRFIDMGIDVYHGSASFKNANEVNIEGQTSIRGKRIVIATGSRPMIPPIEGIKETGFLTNETAIQLDKQPKSLLVVGGGPIGLEFAQSFTRFGTKVTIVEMGISILGKEDSDLVPYVIKSLEKEGVQFITGAKVLKTEKTDFGKQVTIEHNNQKKILQFDEVLLASGRVPNSDKLELENAAINSNKGYVTVNQKLQTNVPHIYAIGDVNGYYPFTHKAGYEGKLVVSNAVFGLKRNVNYSNLPWVTYTDPELFHLGLTEEEARKTGKEIKVYKTTLDDVDRFVSDHETKGLIKIITDKKGVILGAHAVGPGAGDFMQEVVFAKQYGHKIGSISNVIHPYPTHVGGVQRTADLYWREKLASSSITNILKKYVKWFR; the protein is encoded by the coding sequence ATGAAACAATATGATCTAATTGTCATTGGAGGCGGAGCAGGTGGTTTAACTGCAGCAGCAGGTGGTGCAAATTTTGGGGCAAAAGTTGCTTTAATCAACAAAGGTTCATTAGGTGGAGATTGTCTATGGACTGGATGTGTACCTACAAAATCATTAATTCAATCGGCTAAAATTATACAGACAGCAAAAAAAGCCAGTATTTTTGACCTGGAAGTTAATGGTCTGCCAAATTTTAAGGTGGCAAAAGACCGTTTAAATCAATCTATTTCAACAATTCAGAAACATGATGATGATCAACGGTTTATTGACATGGGGATTGATGTGTACCATGGGTCTGCATCATTTAAAAATGCAAACGAAGTGAACATTGAAGGACAAACATCGATACGAGGTAAACGGATTGTAATTGCTACAGGTTCGAGACCTATGATTCCACCTATCGAGGGAATAAAAGAAACAGGATTCCTAACAAATGAAACCGCTATACAATTAGATAAACAACCTAAGTCGTTACTAGTTGTTGGTGGAGGACCCATCGGACTAGAATTTGCACAATCGTTTACTAGGTTTGGAACCAAGGTAACCATAGTAGAAATGGGTATTTCTATTTTAGGCAAGGAAGATTCAGACCTTGTTCCCTATGTAATTAAATCGTTAGAAAAAGAAGGAGTTCAATTCATTACGGGTGCGAAAGTTTTAAAAACAGAGAAAACTGACTTTGGGAAACAAGTAACAATTGAACATAACAATCAAAAGAAAATCCTGCAATTTGATGAGGTTTTATTGGCTTCAGGTCGTGTTCCAAATTCTGATAAATTAGAGCTCGAAAATGCAGCTATCAACTCAAATAAAGGTTACGTTACAGTAAATCAAAAATTGCAGACAAATGTCCCTCATATATATGCTATTGGAGATGTGAATGGATATTATCCTTTTACTCATAAAGCTGGTTACGAAGGAAAACTAGTGGTTTCCAATGCTGTATTTGGTTTGAAGCGAAATGTTAATTACTCAAATCTCCCTTGGGTTACTTACACTGATCCTGAATTATTCCATTTAGGATTAACAGAGGAAGAAGCGAGAAAAACAGGGAAAGAGATTAAAGTTTACAAAACAACGCTAGATGATGTGGATCGGTTTGTATCCGATCATGAAACGAAGGGTTTAATAAAAATAATTACAGATAAAAAAGGTGTTATTTTAGGGGCACATGCAGTTGGTCCAGGAGCAGGAGATTTCATGCAAGAGGTTGTTTTTGCAAAACAGTATGGTCATAAAATTGGCTCCATATCCAATGTCATTCATCCTTATCCAACACATGTTGGAGGCGTTCAGAGAACAGCGGATTTATACTGGAGAGAAAAGCTAGCTTCAAGCTCAATCACAAATATTTTGAAAAAGTATGTGAAATGGTTTAGGTGA
- a CDS encoding ParM/StbA family protein, whose product MSAIIGLDIGRSYVKSYTGSKIFHFPAIIGEWRERKLITDYGENAIECRFNDERFFVGTLAQNESDFCRNMMTENKSHDDARLLALISIHKAALSENITVVTGLPVAQHNELNKKELQDLLIGYWEIEVNGILRNFHISNVKVAVEGGAAFWSSPKDGLIRVIDGGSKTINYVTMINRRYVDRESGSLPFGFGTNKSDNHKELANRIAGEVSKKWGDHDEVWVVGGCARELTGLLQPYFPNAKPLQNPLYANAIGYYRIGKSVES is encoded by the coding sequence ATGAGCGCAATTATTGGGTTAGATATAGGTAGAAGTTACGTAAAATCATATACAGGATCTAAAATATTTCATTTTCCTGCGATTATTGGAGAATGGAGAGAACGTAAATTAATAACTGATTATGGTGAGAATGCGATTGAATGTAGATTTAATGATGAGAGATTTTTCGTCGGTACGTTGGCGCAAAATGAATCAGATTTTTGTAGAAATATGATGACAGAGAATAAATCTCATGATGATGCACGTTTGTTAGCTTTAATATCCATTCATAAAGCAGCACTATCTGAAAATATCACAGTTGTTACAGGTTTACCCGTAGCACAACATAACGAGTTAAATAAGAAGGAATTACAGGATTTATTAATTGGTTACTGGGAAATTGAAGTAAACGGCATTCTGAGGAATTTTCATATTTCAAATGTGAAAGTAGCTGTAGAAGGTGGTGCTGCTTTTTGGTCGTCACCTAAAGACGGTTTAATCAGAGTTATTGATGGTGGAAGTAAAACGATTAATTATGTAACAATGATCAATCGACGTTATGTTGATCGTGAATCCGGATCCCTTCCTTTTGGGTTTGGCACGAATAAATCTGACAATCATAAAGAGCTTGCAAATCGAATAGCGGGTGAAGTAAGTAAGAAGTGGGGAGATCACGACGAAGTATGGGTTGTTGGCGGGTGTGCGCGGGAGTTAACAGGCTTGTTACAACCGTACTTTCCTAATGCCAAACCATTACAAAATCCCTTATATGCAAATGCAATTGGCTATTATCGCATAGGAAAATCGGTGGAATCATGA